Below is a genomic region from Burkholderia pyrrocinia.
CGGACAGTCATGGCGATTATCTGCGGCCATACGCTGCAGATACCTATTCCCTTGGGGTACTCTATGAGCCGTATTGCATATGGGGTGTACCGGATTACGTGCCGGAAGACGAGGTTGCCGAGATTCGAGACCTGAAGCGACCTGAAGTCGTCAGGCGTATGGAGAAACAGATACGCGGCATCAATCCGGGTGCCGGTATCAGCAGGTTCTCGCGGGAGATTGTGCACCGCTACCAACTTGATGCAGACGGCTACCAGTTCCAAACTGGCGACGAAGAAGCGTGCTATCGGCGCTTCGAGGACGCCGTGGAGCGCCGTGCTTGGGTAGTTTTGCCGCTTTGGCGGCCGCAGTTCTTGCATGCAAGATATCGCATTCGCGAGCTGCGCGATCCGCTCGGGCTCCTGCGCGG
It encodes:
- a CDS encoding glycine betaine ABC transporter substrate-binding protein; its protein translation is MSTIRLGHIDLSFHAASAAVVQRLLERAGHRVITSAEPHEAMFRGYGESRVDMLVSAWLPDSHGDYLRPYAADTYSLGVLYEPYCIWGVPDYVPEDEVAEIRDLKRPEVVRRMEKQIRGINPGAGISRFSREIVHRYQLDADGYQFQTGDEEACYRRFEDAVERRAWVVLPLWRPQFLHARYRIRELRDPLGLLRGADRATLIAHRGCVERLSSELLGTLASLTLGNEAVSQLDYLVCREGKTPLEAADVWLRAT